The proteins below are encoded in one region of Methanofollis sp.:
- a CDS encoding DUF4129 domain-containing protein gives MKGAQIITAILVLLCVGLLAMQAEEPLLWTAEGTENPAEADLSAAEKINAKSAGSLLPLMQDLLGQGSTVVLSVQVKDFESAQKDLKKYSEMTRSMDSLVVKLDLTGTDIDEFRKKSRENMESLTTLVNGTERLEEVRVEYQDEKDPGKVYSLVYEGEALKKELQGAATTYEKDANRTVAIGEKYEADTTAYKESIGAFRAIVGEETKADSRGPGIALPPPALTLAVEPMEARFGDLVTLRGTAPAGKTVEAFVDSRPVGTATSQAGNYAIDYRIEKGRASPHLAYVQAGKAVSGLVEFTVLTSPADLTLAANKSVVSGTLTANGRGVEGAEIILLVDDGALTAALTTGKGGDYEEEIGLPEGRHTLQAVFSGEGFPLDPAESPEIVVEVGGFPAGAVAIILLLGGAGGYVYLRHRRKKEEALPVLAARLEASIPLEEKEEETPLTIAGLTLEEAAGALWQGLADAAERHYGVRGARTRTPREIAAALAGTPAREPAAAFAKLYEAVRYAGFPYGEEEVERLEAIYHAVREPEG, from the coding sequence ATGAAAGGCGCACAGATCATTACCGCAATTCTGGTTCTCCTATGCGTCGGCCTCCTGGCGATGCAGGCAGAGGAACCCCTCCTCTGGACGGCAGAGGGGACGGAAAACCCGGCCGAGGCCGACCTCTCGGCGGCAGAAAAAATAAACGCGAAGAGTGCGGGGTCTCTCCTCCCCCTGATGCAGGATCTCCTCGGCCAGGGCAGCACGGTCGTCCTCTCCGTGCAGGTGAAGGACTTCGAGAGCGCACAAAAGGATCTGAAAAAATACTCAGAGATGACCCGGTCGATGGACAGCCTGGTCGTCAAGCTCGACCTCACCGGCACCGACATCGACGAGTTCAGGAAAAAGAGCCGGGAGAACATGGAGAGCCTCACGACCCTCGTCAACGGCACAGAGCGCCTGGAGGAAGTCAGGGTCGAGTACCAGGACGAAAAAGATCCCGGGAAGGTCTACTCCCTCGTCTATGAGGGAGAAGCGCTGAAAAAGGAGTTACAGGGGGCGGCAACGACCTATGAGAAGGATGCGAACCGCACCGTCGCGATCGGGGAGAAGTACGAGGCCGACACGACCGCCTACAAGGAGAGCATCGGGGCCTTCAGGGCGATCGTCGGGGAAGAAACAAAGGCAGACAGCAGGGGGCCGGGGATCGCCCTGCCTCCGCCCGCACTCACTCTTGCCGTCGAACCAATGGAGGCGCGTTTCGGTGACCTCGTCACCCTCAGAGGCACGGCACCGGCAGGAAAGACGGTCGAGGCCTTCGTGGACAGCAGGCCTGTCGGGACTGCAACATCACAGGCCGGAAACTACGCAATCGACTACCGGATCGAAAAAGGCCGGGCCAGCCCCCACCTTGCATATGTGCAGGCCGGCAAGGCCGTCTCCGGCCTGGTAGAGTTCACCGTGCTCACCTCACCCGCAGATCTCACCCTGGCGGCAAACAAAAGTGTCGTCAGCGGCACCCTCACCGCAAACGGCCGTGGGGTGGAAGGCGCCGAAATTATCCTCCTGGTCGACGACGGTGCGCTGACTGCGGCCCTGACGACCGGGAAGGGCGGAGACTATGAGGAAGAGATCGGCCTCCCCGAAGGGCGGCACACTCTCCAGGCCGTCTTCTCCGGCGAGGGCTTCCCCCTCGATCCTGCCGAGAGTCCTGAGATCGTCGTGGAAGTAGGGGGATTCCCAGCAGGAGCGGTCGCCATCATCCTCCTTCTCGGCGGGGCAGGCGGCTACGTGTACCTCCGCCACCGGAGAAAGAAGGAAGAGGCACTGCCGGTGCTCGCGGCGAGGCTGGAGGCGTCAATCCCCCTCGAAGAGAAGGAAGAGGAGACACCCCTCACAATCGCCGGCCTCACGCTGGAAGAGGCAGCCGGCGCCCTCTGGCAGGGCCTGGCCGACGCAGCCGAGAGGCACTACGGGGTGAGAGGCGCCCGTACCAGGACGCCGCGGGAGATCGCTGCCGCCCTCGCAGGCACGCCAGCACGGGAGCCGGCCGCGGCCTTTGCGAAGTTGTACGAGGCGGTCAGGTACGCCGGCTTCCCCTACGGGGAGGAGGAGGTCGAGAGGCTGGAGGCCATTTACCACGCGGTCAGGGAGCCTGAAGGATAG